The segment GACTGGCAGCCCTACCTGATCGTCGCCCTGATCGGCGCGGTGATCATCCTGTTCGGCATCTTCTTCACCGTGCTTCAGCTGTACGTGAGCGTGCGCGACCGCGTGACGCTGCGTGACCCCAGTGGCGACCCCTGGGGCGGCCGGACCCTCGAGTGGTCCACCAGCTCGCCCGCGCCTTTCTACAACTTCGCCGTGCTGCCGCAAGTGCGGGAGCTCGATCAGTTCTGGACCGACAAACAAGACGGAGTGGCCTATATGCGCCCGAATCGTTACGAAGACATCCATATGCCCCGCAATACCGGCGTCGGCGTGTTCATGGGCCTGTTCGGCGTGGTCCTCGGCTTCGCCCTGGTCTGGCACATCTGGTGGATTGCCGCACTGGGCCTGGCCGGCATGGTCGGCAGCTTCCTGGTCCGCGTCTACGACCGCGACATCGACTACTGGGTGCCGGCGGCCGAGGTCGAGCGCATCGAGCGGGCGCGTCTGGCCCCGCTGCAGAAGGTCGGCCTGGTCAAGGTGGCGGTGCCGGCCGACGACGAGCAGAAGGCGGCGTAATCCATGTCGCAGGCTGCAATGAGCATCACGGCGGACGGGATGCACGTCCCGGCCGCCCATGGCCACGACCACGGGCACGACGACGGATCCAAGACCCTGCTGGGGTTCTGGATCTACCTGATGAGCGACTGCCTGATCTTCTCGGCGCTGTTCGCGACCTTCGCGGTGCTGGCCAACGCCACCGCGGGCGGTCCGACCGGCAAGGAGCTGTTCGAGCTGCCGTACGTGCTGGGCGAAACGGCCCTGCTGCTGGTGTCCAGCTTCACGTTCGGCCTGGCGATGCTGAACATGCATGCCGGTCGCCGCCAGCGGGTGATGGCGTGGCTGGTGGCCACGTTCCTGCTGGGCGCCGGCTTCATCGGCATGGAAGTGCATGAGTTCGCGCATCTCATCCATGAGGGCGCCGGCCCGGACCGCAGCGCGTTCCTGTCCGGCTACTTCACCCTGGTGGGTACCCACGGCCTGCATGTGACCGCCGGCCTGCTGTGGCTGCTGGTGATGATGGACCAGGTCCGTCGCCGCGGGCTCAACGATGACACCCGTCGTCGCCTGTCCTGCCTCAGCCTGTTCTGGCACTTCCTCGATATCGTGTGGATCTGCGTGTTCACCTTCGTCTATCTGCGGGGGGCGATCTGATGGCCGCTTCCAGTCATATCTCCCACGGCCAGGGCCACGACGACGCCCACGGCAGCCTGAAGTCGTACGTGGTCGGCTTTGGCCTGTCGATCCTGCTCACGCTGGCCTCGTTCGGCACGGTGATGAGTGGCGTCGTGCCGCACCACCTGATGATGCCGGGCATCGTGCTGTTCGCGGTGGCCCAGCTGCTGGTGCAGCTGGTGTTCTTCCTGCACATGGGTACCTCGCCCGGCAAGCGGGGCAACCTGACGATCATGCTTTTCACCATGCTGATCCTGGCCATCGTGGTGGTCGGGTCTCTGTGGGTGCTGCACAACATGAACGCCAACATGATGCACCCGAGCTTCCCGCAGGTGCCGACGGAGTAATCCGCCTTCCCCCGCGGCAAGCCCCCGGTTGCGTCCGGGGCGCCACGACGAAGCCGGCCCGGGGGCCGGCTTCGTCGCACCTGGGGCATGGGAACCGGGCCGAGTGGCGGGGCAGGCCGGCCCGGCAAGTTGAACGCGGCGGTCAGTTTGCGGCCATCCGGCTCTCGCAGCGGACACGTTCTTCCCGTAAAATGCCGATTTCCAGCACGGCTGCATCCCATGACCCCCCTGATTTTCGTCACCGGCGGTGTGGTGTCCTCGCTCGGCAAGGGCATCGCCGCGGCGTCGCTGGCTTCCATCCTGGAAGCGCGTGGCCTCTCGGTCACCATGATGAAGCTGGATCCCTACATCAATGTGGATCCAGGCACGATGAGCCCCTTCCAGCACGGCGAGGTCTACGTCACCGACGACGGTGCCGAGACCGACCTGGACCTGGGCCACTACGAGCGCTTCGTCCACACCCGCCTGACCGGCAAGAACTCGATCACCACCGGCAAGATCTACGAGTCGGTGATCCGCAAGGAGCGCCGCGGCGACTACCTGGGCGCCACCGTGCAGGTGATTCCCCACATCACCGACGAGATCAAG is part of the Dyella thiooxydans genome and harbors:
- the cyoC gene encoding cytochrome o ubiquinol oxidase subunit III → MSQAAMSITADGMHVPAAHGHDHGHDDGSKTLLGFWIYLMSDCLIFSALFATFAVLANATAGGPTGKELFELPYVLGETALLLVSSFTFGLAMLNMHAGRRQRVMAWLVATFLLGAGFIGMEVHEFAHLIHEGAGPDRSAFLSGYFTLVGTHGLHVTAGLLWLLVMMDQVRRRGLNDDTRRRLSCLSLFWHFLDIVWICVFTFVYLRGAI
- the cyoD gene encoding cytochrome o ubiquinol oxidase subunit IV; translated protein: MAASSHISHGQGHDDAHGSLKSYVVGFGLSILLTLASFGTVMSGVVPHHLMMPGIVLFAVAQLLVQLVFFLHMGTSPGKRGNLTIMLFTMLILAIVVVGSLWVLHNMNANMMHPSFPQVPTE